One Spirochaeta africana DSM 8902 genomic window carries:
- a CDS encoding Rpn family recombination-promoting nuclease/putative transposase: MAERKSWDSAYKYLFSSRQVFHQFLTRFVEEDFVQGISVDDVELVDKSFVSDELLDRESDIIYKVNLPENEVYIYVLLEFQSTPDKTIPVRMLLYILQLYDQLFRSSTSGLLPAVFPVLLYNGSRPWTVPFNLNELVAPRIPAKYIPSFEYYPIIERDIPPEKLERIKGLVAAIMYLEQQEDDAALKSTIDKAIAMIAEEQPEQLRQFSHWINRMFRGSLENNDIDKVHQLTEVKTMLAEVVDKIEQRGEQRGEQRGEQRGMQKKTFEYARKMLDRGFSIADIADITDLSEQEIRELAE; this comes from the coding sequence ATGGCAGAACGAAAATCCTGGGATAGTGCCTACAAATATCTATTCTCCAGCAGGCAGGTGTTTCACCAGTTTCTCACCCGATTCGTGGAGGAGGATTTTGTCCAGGGCATTTCTGTCGATGATGTTGAACTGGTGGACAAAAGCTTTGTCAGCGATGAGCTGCTGGATCGCGAAAGTGATATCATCTACAAGGTCAATCTGCCGGAGAACGAGGTGTACATCTATGTACTGCTGGAGTTTCAGTCCACCCCGGACAAAACCATCCCGGTACGGATGCTGTTGTACATCCTGCAGCTGTATGACCAATTATTTCGAAGTAGTACCAGCGGGCTGTTACCGGCGGTGTTCCCGGTGCTTTTATACAACGGATCTCGCCCCTGGACTGTACCGTTCAATCTGAACGAACTGGTAGCGCCGCGGATTCCGGCCAAGTACATCCCAAGCTTCGAGTACTACCCCATCATCGAGCGCGACATTCCGCCAGAGAAGCTGGAGCGCATCAAGGGGCTGGTGGCAGCAATCATGTACCTGGAGCAGCAGGAGGACGACGCTGCTTTAAAGAGTACCATCGACAAAGCTATTGCCATGATTGCCGAGGAGCAGCCCGAACAGCTGCGGCAGTTCAGCCACTGGATCAACCGGATGTTCCGTGGCTCACTGGAAAACAACGACATAGACAAAGTTCATCAATTAACGGAGGTTAAAACTATGCTTGCAGAAGTAGTAGACAAGATTGAACAGCGAGGAGAGCAACGAGGAGAGCAACGAGGAGAGCAACGAGGAATGCAGAAAAAAACATTTGAGTATGCTCGCAAGATGCTGGATCGCGGGTTCAGTATCGCAGATATCGCCGATATAACCGACCTGTCCGAACAGGAAATACGTGAACTGGCAGAATAA
- a CDS encoding leucine-rich repeat domain-containing protein: MNNWKALYILCIAGLILVVAGCAENGGLADEEYGTSAVYAESVVDDAEEPETIRETAAEETTEQSTVSREEPKRELLQHDGKYYVVFEDYDFQGRTVEEELRLFSGPVQEVVSIQIRRAYNLRGIGQLDWLNNGLILMISGANINNDFFSDSSLPSVMRILRIDRALFEIEEGFLLHIADTIEMNQLGLSARETAIMPNIANNLAPIEISISNFSGGEIGIHLPIPSVKVLNLDDTNIQNMDNVANLPNLEELSIPQANIRKITGIRDLQNLRRLSLQLNPIEDFSELAYVKDLEYVTIIDPSRTPEQWRNLGEVFPEFRRNNPDAELLGFWSRNVIRILEVLDTVPYYEQTRSKEPLGHLSAGEAVTIINDSFEHLPPPSATRQKQDDMSTWGLWYRVELESEQQVWVFDENVRETYDYSYYMSE, translated from the coding sequence ATGAACAACTGGAAAGCGTTGTATATCCTGTGTATTGCAGGATTGATCCTGGTTGTGGCCGGTTGTGCCGAAAATGGTGGTCTTGCTGATGAGGAATACGGGACCTCAGCCGTTTACGCGGAGTCGGTAGTGGATGATGCTGAAGAGCCAGAGACTATTCGGGAGACTGCTGCAGAAGAAACAACGGAACAATCTACTGTATCCCGGGAGGAGCCCAAACGTGAACTTCTTCAGCATGATGGAAAATACTATGTGGTATTTGAAGACTATGACTTTCAGGGAAGAACGGTAGAAGAGGAGCTGCGGTTGTTTTCCGGACCAGTTCAAGAGGTTGTTTCAATTCAGATCCGGCGCGCATACAACCTTCGTGGAATTGGTCAGCTTGACTGGCTGAATAATGGGCTTATATTGATGATCTCCGGAGCAAATATCAATAACGATTTCTTCTCTGATTCCAGTTTACCTAGTGTAATGAGAATTTTAAGGATAGATAGGGCATTGTTTGAAATTGAAGAGGGCTTTTTATTACATATTGCTGATACAATTGAGATGAATCAGCTTGGCCTGAGTGCACGTGAAACAGCAATAATGCCTAATATTGCAAATAATTTAGCGCCGATAGAAATTTCTATTTCGAACTTCAGTGGGGGAGAGATCGGAATACATTTACCAATACCCAGTGTGAAGGTGCTGAACTTAGATGATACTAACATTCAGAATATGGATAACGTTGCCAATTTGCCGAATTTGGAAGAGTTAAGTATTCCGCAGGCAAACATTCGTAAGATTACAGGCATCCGTGATCTACAAAACCTGCGTCGTCTATCTTTGCAGCTCAACCCCATCGAGGATTTTTCTGAGTTGGCGTATGTAAAGGACCTTGAATACGTTACGATTATTGACCCCAGCCGTACTCCGGAGCAATGGCGGAATCTCGGCGAAGTGTTTCCCGAGTTCAGAAGAAATAACCCGGATGCCGAGTTGTTAGGTTTCTGGTCGCGAAACGTTATCCGCATTCTGGAGGTGTTAGACACTGTTCCGTACTATGAACAGACTCGATCAAAAGAGCCATTGGGGCATCTATCAGCAGGTGAGGCGGTTACAATAATAAATGATTCCTTTGAGCATCTACCACCTCCGAGTGCCACTCGTCAGAAGCAAGATGATATGAGCACCTGGGGTCTATGGTATAGAGTTGAGCTTGAATCCGAGCAACAGGTGTGGGTATTTGACGAAAACGTGCGGGAAACCTACGACTACAGCTATTACATGTCGGAATGA
- a CDS encoding MiaB/RimO family radical SAM methylthiotransferase: protein MKYCLLHLGCQMNMSDSERIRSVVEAMGYERTESEEEADLLGIVACSVRQKAIDKVYSKISKWNDWKQERSLVTFVSGCILPTDKEKFLTRFDMLFTIQELPDFPNMLRQYGIATPLSAGALDASVLGHDEPDYQQHSDAGAERAADQLAASLGITTDPDKLTEADTPAGTGAATALAEVIPPDSADPKKGYWKVKPSYQSKFDAYIPIQNGCDKFCSFCAVPYTRGREVSRPSAEILAEVRDLVEHDYKSITLLGQNVNSYGLDRNGDEMDFPQLMREVGEIGRETGKEFWVYFTSPHPRDMTEELLEVIAEYPVLANQIHLPIQSGDDKVLIKMHRQHNAERYRQVVANVRRILPEATLFTDIIVGFTGETEEQFQNTRKAIEEYRYNMAFIAMYSPRPGAASSRWADDIDQDEKKRRLHELTEVLQQVSREHNNAMIGRTVRLLVDREDRKDGYLSGRTEGKLIVRFPVPDGIQPDHLIGSFVDVTITAAANLSMEGELIASREPAGSRQAVEV from the coding sequence ATGAAGTACTGTCTCCTGCACCTGGGGTGCCAGATGAACATGTCCGATTCCGAGCGTATCCGCTCGGTTGTCGAAGCCATGGGGTATGAACGCACCGAATCAGAAGAAGAAGCCGATCTACTCGGCATTGTGGCCTGCTCGGTTCGCCAGAAAGCCATCGACAAGGTCTATTCCAAGATCTCGAAATGGAACGACTGGAAGCAGGAGCGCAGCCTGGTCACCTTTGTCTCCGGCTGTATCCTGCCGACCGACAAGGAAAAATTTCTGACCCGCTTTGATATGCTGTTCACCATCCAGGAACTGCCCGACTTCCCCAACATGCTGCGGCAGTACGGAATCGCTACCCCGCTCTCGGCCGGTGCCCTGGACGCCAGTGTCCTGGGACATGATGAGCCCGACTACCAGCAGCACTCCGATGCCGGCGCTGAACGGGCCGCCGACCAGCTGGCTGCCAGCCTGGGGATTACCACCGACCCGGACAAGCTCACCGAAGCCGATACGCCAGCGGGAACCGGCGCAGCAACCGCCCTGGCCGAGGTCATCCCGCCCGACAGTGCCGACCCCAAAAAGGGATACTGGAAGGTCAAACCCAGCTACCAGTCAAAATTCGACGCCTATATCCCGATCCAGAACGGCTGCGACAAGTTCTGCAGCTTCTGCGCCGTACCCTACACCCGCGGCCGCGAGGTCAGCCGCCCCAGCGCCGAGATCCTGGCCGAGGTGCGCGACCTGGTTGAACACGACTATAAATCCATCACCCTGCTGGGCCAGAACGTAAACTCCTACGGCCTGGACCGCAACGGCGACGAGATGGACTTTCCGCAGCTCATGCGCGAGGTCGGCGAGATCGGCCGCGAAACCGGCAAGGAATTCTGGGTCTACTTTACCTCGCCACATCCCCGCGACATGACCGAGGAACTGCTGGAGGTGATCGCCGAGTACCCCGTGCTGGCCAACCAGATCCACCTGCCCATCCAGAGCGGTGACGACAAGGTACTGATCAAGATGCACCGCCAGCACAACGCCGAACGCTACCGCCAGGTTGTGGCCAACGTCCGCCGCATCCTGCCCGAAGCAACCCTGTTCACCGACATCATCGTCGGCTTTACCGGCGAAACCGAGGAACAGTTCCAGAACACCCGCAAGGCGATCGAGGAGTACCGCTACAACATGGCCTTTATCGCCATGTACTCCCCCCGCCCTGGCGCCGCCAGCTCCCGCTGGGCCGACGACATCGACCAGGACGAGAAAAAACGCCGCCTGCACGAACTCACCGAGGTACTGCAACAAGTCAGCCGCGAGCATAACAACGCCATGATCGGCCGCACCGTACGCCTGCTGGTCGACCGCGAAGACCGCAAGGATGGCTACCTCAGCGGCCGCACCGAAGGCAAACTCATCGTCCGCTTCCCCGTCCCCGACGGCATCCAGCCCGACCACCTGATCGGCAGCTTCGTCGACGTAACCATTACCGCCGCCGCCAACCTCTCGATGGAAGGCGAACTGATCGCATCCCGCGAACCCGCAGGCAGCCGCCAGGCAGTCGAGGTGTAA
- a CDS encoding DUF2161 family putative PD-(D/E)XK-type phosphodiesterase produces the protein MTALHSLRETELYPPVQEYLCSLGYQVVGEAAGCDIAAWHGNELVAIELKSAINLKLILQAVERQESCDSVYLAVPVVGSGYPANYRAKLRLIKRLELGLLLVRFLQHRTRVELVCHPAARESRRNNPRRRAILREIHGRSGDHTPGGTRGKVVTAYREEALYLAWLLQDSQGMSPAECRQRGGSPKAAAILRDNHYGWFERIRRGVYRLHPAGTAALQEYQQVIASWDTPEQQPLPP, from the coding sequence ATGACGGCGCTACACAGCCTGCGGGAAACCGAACTCTATCCACCCGTGCAAGAGTATTTATGCTCACTGGGCTATCAGGTTGTCGGCGAGGCCGCCGGCTGTGACATTGCTGCATGGCACGGTAATGAACTGGTTGCGATCGAGCTCAAGTCAGCTATCAACCTGAAACTGATTCTGCAAGCGGTAGAGCGGCAGGAGTCCTGTGATTCTGTATATCTGGCCGTACCGGTTGTCGGCAGCGGCTACCCGGCGAATTACCGCGCCAAGCTTCGCCTGATCAAGCGCCTGGAGCTTGGCCTGCTGCTGGTGCGCTTTCTGCAGCATCGCACCCGGGTTGAACTGGTATGTCACCCCGCTGCCCGGGAGTCACGACGCAACAACCCCCGTCGCCGCGCTATCCTGCGCGAGATACATGGCCGCAGCGGGGATCACACCCCCGGGGGCACCCGGGGGAAGGTCGTTACCGCCTATCGCGAAGAGGCGCTGTATCTTGCCTGGCTTCTGCAGGACAGCCAGGGGATGTCGCCAGCCGAGTGCCGCCAGCGCGGCGGCTCCCCAAAGGCTGCCGCTATACTGCGCGACAACCACTACGGCTGGTTTGAACGTATCCGCCGCGGGGTATACCGCCTGCATCCGGCTGGCACGGCCGCCCTGCAGGAATATCAGCAGGTAATTGCCAGCTGGGACACCCCGGAGCAGCAACCGTTGCCACCCTGA
- a CDS encoding HAD family hydrolase, with the protein MIRAVLFDWGNTLMRDCPEQSGPMSAWEVVEAMPNAESCLQRISSRVPCFLATNARDSSKADICTALRRVRLHSYISDIFCFRETGQLKPDAGYFAWICEKLQLDAGEIMLVGDDLATDYRGATAAGLAAVLYDPAGKHPDIEHRISDLSQLSLAMFH; encoded by the coding sequence ATGATTCGCGCAGTATTATTTGACTGGGGCAACACATTGATGCGCGACTGTCCAGAACAGTCCGGGCCGATGTCTGCCTGGGAGGTTGTCGAGGCGATGCCCAATGCCGAATCCTGCCTCCAACGTATCTCTTCCCGGGTTCCCTGCTTTCTGGCTACCAACGCCCGGGATTCCTCCAAAGCTGATATCTGCACTGCCCTCCGGCGGGTACGCCTGCACTCGTATATCAGCGATATTTTCTGTTTCCGCGAAACCGGGCAACTCAAGCCGGATGCCGGGTACTTCGCCTGGATCTGCGAAAAGCTCCAGCTTGATGCCGGCGAGATTATGCTGGTGGGTGATGACCTGGCAACCGACTACCGGGGCGCGACTGCTGCCGGACTGGCAGCAGTCCTGTACGACCCTGCCGGTAAGCATCCTGACATCGAACACCGCATAAGCGATCTGAGTCAGCTGTCACTGGCAATGTTTCATTAG
- a CDS encoding M23 family metallopeptidase, with the protein MAGTLTSGGMNSALGAVEQGFHEGIVNLSAQAMTQAGQFATHLAALSVNNEDGLNSGGLIRQAFDDSGGLSLNLMDISTLMRVGGRFTRGHLDGEAHMQRERWLGALGGIGLNMQITSSGTSGSFGQGSDIGLAAGLLQTYDGLTTRAWAQQEAARYGDEADAFYTSMGLGYSFGDPVLRETMLRLRDGFDTLAFGGLDAQAGGITHGLTTANANGQRTIRIDEIGEAGVLSVMLAHESWRDGRGTGANTLQAVQSQVQMAGQVAGVLGIGAFSSRTDIIETMMNYQNMSSDEFAAYVDERFDSSDDYYRPIVDSDGDMFLEVTGQPAMIDEEGRLLVQPKGGLQGSLQYYVNGGEENLYALMQEHGMEWDGNSWIYDDSDGPIRLPVGNIKDPNLSAALFLAAHKNLVLDDIIEAYTQSGRDIDQVRDMLDDVSRGNIRAVVGNWGNMSPELHTELLYVSRVNELRSALGDHFISTERKLFDEFARLTQGMGPAHESVREFYQFHPAIDYVVGGAGDVYSGMSGKIAQIGLQGGYGNTVVIDHGFEFEGQFFSSGFSTRQSHFADDEFGIYIDVFDQEVSFVPGDWVNSNTRLGLQGNTGNSTNPHVDFQLFHSTQYTTPRFLDMFQLPMTDLNFSGTPSNLYRYDATEWLRQLYGVNIP; encoded by the coding sequence ATGGCCGGGACGTTGACCAGTGGCGGGATGAACTCGGCGTTGGGGGCGGTCGAGCAGGGATTCCATGAGGGGATCGTGAACCTGAGCGCCCAGGCGATGACGCAGGCCGGGCAGTTTGCGACCCATCTGGCGGCGTTGAGTGTGAACAACGAGGATGGGTTGAACTCCGGGGGCCTGATCAGGCAGGCATTCGACGACAGCGGCGGGCTGTCGCTCAACCTGATGGATATCTCGACCCTGATGCGGGTTGGCGGGCGGTTTACCCGCGGACACCTGGACGGTGAGGCACACATGCAGCGCGAGCGGTGGCTGGGTGCGCTGGGTGGTATTGGATTGAACATGCAGATCACCAGCAGCGGTACCAGCGGGAGCTTCGGGCAGGGCAGCGACATCGGGCTTGCCGCCGGATTGTTGCAGACCTACGACGGGTTAACCACCCGCGCCTGGGCGCAGCAGGAGGCGGCACGCTACGGCGACGAGGCCGATGCCTTCTACACCAGCATGGGGCTGGGCTACAGCTTCGGCGATCCGGTACTGAGAGAGACGATGTTGCGGCTGCGCGACGGATTTGATACCCTGGCCTTCGGGGGACTGGATGCGCAAGCGGGCGGGATTACCCACGGGCTTACCACCGCGAATGCGAACGGCCAGCGGACGATTCGGATCGACGAGATCGGCGAAGCCGGGGTGCTGTCGGTGATGCTGGCGCACGAGTCCTGGCGCGACGGCCGCGGCACCGGCGCCAACACCCTGCAGGCGGTACAGTCCCAGGTTCAAATGGCCGGCCAGGTCGCCGGGGTACTGGGTATTGGCGCCTTCTCCTCTCGTACCGACATCATCGAAACCATGATGAACTACCAGAACATGAGCAGCGACGAGTTCGCGGCGTATGTGGATGAGCGGTTTGATTCGTCGGATGATTACTACAGGCCTATTGTTGATTCTGATGGTGACATGTTTCTTGAAGTTACCGGGCAACCTGCCATGATCGATGAAGAAGGACGACTACTGGTGCAGCCAAAAGGCGGGTTGCAAGGTTCGCTGCAATATTATGTGAATGGGGGTGAAGAGAATCTCTACGCCCTTATGCAGGAACATGGGATGGAATGGGACGGAAATAGCTGGATATACGATGACAGTGACGGGCCTATCCGGCTGCCGGTTGGGAATATCAAAGATCCAAATCTGAGTGCGGCCTTGTTTCTGGCAGCGCACAAGAATCTCGTTCTTGATGACATCATCGAGGCGTATACACAATCCGGTAGGGACATAGATCAAGTTCGGGATATGCTTGACGATGTGAGTCGTGGGAACATACGTGCCGTCGTTGGCAACTGGGGAAACATGTCGCCCGAGCTTCATACGGAACTCCTGTATGTTTCGCGTGTAAATGAGCTGCGTAGTGCTCTGGGGGACCATTTCATCTCGACAGAACGCAAACTGTTCGACGAGTTTGCACGCCTGACGCAAGGTATGGGACCAGCACATGAATCGGTACGGGAATTCTACCAGTTTCACCCGGCGATTGATTATGTCGTGGGTGGCGCCGGAGATGTGTATAGTGGTATGAGCGGAAAGATTGCCCAAATTGGACTGCAGGGCGGGTACGGCAACACCGTAGTGATTGATCATGGATTTGAATTCGAGGGCCAGTTTTTCTCATCCGGATTCTCTACCAGGCAGAGTCATTTTGCCGATGATGAGTTTGGAATTTATATAGATGTTTTTGATCAAGAAGTGAGCTTTGTTCCGGGTGATTGGGTCAACTCGAATACTCGATTAGGACTTCAGGGAAATACCGGAAACAGTACAAATCCGCATGTTGATTTCCAGCTGTTCCACAGTACTCAGTATACGACTCCCAGATTTCTGGACATGTTTCAATTGCCCATGACAGATTTGAATTTTTCTGGTACTCCGAGCAATCTATACCGATATGATGCTACGGAATGGCTGAGACAGTTGTACGGGGTGAACATACCTTGA
- a CDS encoding PspC domain-containing protein, translating into MSLRRSSYDRVLGGVCGGIARSLDIPSSTVRLVCVLAVALGGLSLWVYIIAWMLIPADTF; encoded by the coding sequence ATGAGTTTACGGAGATCGAGCTACGACCGGGTTTTGGGCGGGGTGTGCGGCGGGATTGCCCGCTCGCTTGATATCCCTTCGAGCACGGTACGTCTGGTGTGTGTGCTGGCGGTGGCACTGGGTGGGTTGAGTTTGTGGGTATATATCATTGCCTGGATGCTGATTCCGGCAGACACCTTCTAA
- a CDS encoding formylglycine-generating enzyme family protein codes for MADSTLDQLVYVPGGTFLQQEVGWDGNPQQQFTHRISSFQIGKKPVTYRLWYEVRVWGEAHGYEFGNPGMEVSAGLSAEAIRDLWPDYPDIGAAPGSAGGTEPVTMISWRDVFVWLNAYSEFRGLTPVYYSDVDFKHPVRTSTKAPQPDLADPDFDVAEYIQRYIRLEHGQEDNPYVDWSADGFRLPTEGEWMYAASYIDGDISVPPQLPAGGYDTEGGHIVAAELAWYSDNAAGKTQPVGLKIPTAIGIHDMSGNVAEMVWDFSAAYPDTPQQDYRGPGHGINRIVKGGAWSSDLWSLSIGIRVGSSPLSMGPDGGFRVARNVATADEE; via the coding sequence GTGGCAGACAGTACTCTTGATCAACTTGTGTACGTGCCTGGTGGAACCTTCCTGCAGCAGGAGGTGGGGTGGGACGGGAATCCGCAGCAGCAGTTTACACATCGTATCAGCAGTTTTCAAATCGGAAAAAAACCGGTCACCTACCGGTTATGGTATGAGGTTCGAGTCTGGGGCGAAGCCCATGGATACGAGTTCGGCAACCCGGGCATGGAGGTGTCGGCTGGGCTGTCTGCTGAAGCGATCCGTGACCTTTGGCCTGATTATCCTGATATTGGTGCTGCACCTGGTTCTGCAGGAGGGACAGAACCGGTAACAATGATCAGCTGGCGTGATGTGTTTGTCTGGCTGAATGCATATAGCGAGTTCCGCGGATTAACGCCGGTGTATTACTCGGATGTAGATTTTAAACACCCAGTGCGAACATCCACCAAGGCACCGCAACCGGATCTTGCAGATCCTGATTTTGACGTGGCAGAGTACATACAACGGTACATCAGATTGGAGCACGGACAGGAAGATAACCCCTATGTTGACTGGTCTGCCGATGGATTTCGATTGCCGACTGAAGGCGAGTGGATGTACGCAGCGAGTTATATTGATGGTGATATATCAGTCCCACCGCAGCTACCAGCGGGTGGCTATGACACAGAGGGGGGGCATATTGTTGCTGCAGAGCTTGCATGGTACAGTGACAACGCTGCGGGAAAAACACAGCCGGTTGGTCTGAAAATTCCCACAGCAATAGGTATTCATGACATGAGCGGCAATGTAGCAGAGATGGTGTGGGACTTCTCGGCTGCATATCCGGACACACCACAGCAGGACTATCGGGGACCCGGACACGGGATAAACAGGATCGTAAAAGGCGGCGCATGGAGCTCAGACCTGTGGTCGCTGTCAATCGGGATCCGGGTAGGCAGCAGTCCTTTGAGCATGGGCCCTGATGGCGGATTTCGGGTAGCACGTAACGTCGCGACCGCAGATGAGGAATAA
- a CDS encoding Rpn family recombination-promoting nuclease/putative transposase: MSQKVRPLNPAVCINLLDFEIFPQLPGYHSCFQVTEVDQPEYVLSEHLQIHFIELPKNQLESTADVKSRLDTWCYYFENEGSVEEDEMTVLLKENDALGKAHRVYRDFTANAELMDMAEAREKWLKDVNSKLQNAEQRGMQQARREDARKMLDRGFSITDIADITGLSEKEIRELSE; the protein is encoded by the coding sequence ATGAGCCAGAAGGTACGCCCGCTGAACCCTGCGGTCTGCATCAATCTGCTGGATTTCGAGATATTCCCGCAACTTCCCGGCTACCACAGTTGTTTTCAGGTCACGGAGGTCGATCAGCCCGAATACGTATTGAGCGAACACCTGCAGATTCATTTCATTGAACTGCCCAAGAACCAGCTGGAAAGTACCGCTGATGTAAAGAGCAGGCTCGATACGTGGTGCTATTACTTTGAAAACGAAGGCTCTGTAGAGGAGGATGAGATGACAGTACTATTGAAGGAGAACGATGCGCTGGGCAAGGCCCACCGAGTCTACCGTGACTTTACCGCCAACGCCGAACTCATGGACATGGCCGAAGCCCGCGAAAAATGGTTAAAGGATGTGAACTCGAAACTACAGAATGCCGAGCAGCGAGGCATGCAGCAGGCGCGCCGCGAGGATGCCCGCAAGATGCTGGATCGCGGATTCAGCATTACCGATATCGCCGACATCACCGGCCTGAGCGAGAAGGAAATTCGGGAGCTATCGGAATAA
- a CDS encoding IS256 family transposase codes for MGKIIEINEQEVKDHLGNFVRETVEETLNAMLEAEAEQLCNAQKHERSSERTGYRAGHYDRKLLTKAGEVNLQVPKLKKVTFETAIIERYKRREISVEEAMVEMYLAGVSVRRVEDITEALWGAKVSPGTISNLNKKIYEEIEKWRNLPLKQRYTYVYLDGIWMKRSWAGEVRNVSVLVAIGVNQDGFREIIGVAEGTKEDKDSWQRFLRYLKGRGLETVEMFISDKSLGLVEAIPEFFPDSRWQRCVVHFYRNVFSFVPQGKVKAVATMLKAIHAQENLEEAVRKKDQIAKKLIEMKLSKAAEIVREGALETFSYYYFPVEHWKRIRTNNGLERIMREIRRRTRVIGSFPDGESALMLVAARLRHISNSTWSERKYLNMDLMIEYDHDHQAS; via the coding sequence ATGGGTAAGATTATCGAGATAAACGAGCAGGAAGTCAAAGACCATTTGGGTAATTTTGTCAGGGAGACGGTGGAGGAAACCTTGAACGCTATGCTGGAGGCAGAAGCAGAACAGCTGTGTAATGCGCAAAAACATGAGCGCAGCTCTGAGCGAACGGGGTATCGTGCCGGACATTATGATAGGAAACTGCTAACGAAAGCAGGCGAAGTGAATCTGCAGGTTCCCAAGCTGAAGAAGGTGACGTTTGAAACTGCCATTATTGAACGGTATAAGCGACGCGAGATCTCTGTTGAGGAGGCAATGGTAGAGATGTACTTGGCTGGCGTTTCTGTCAGACGTGTCGAGGATATCACCGAAGCCCTTTGGGGTGCCAAGGTCTCACCAGGAACTATCAGCAACCTCAATAAGAAAATCTACGAAGAAATTGAAAAATGGCGCAACCTGCCGTTGAAGCAGCGCTACACCTATGTCTACCTTGATGGCATCTGGATGAAACGATCCTGGGCTGGTGAAGTACGCAATGTATCCGTTCTGGTAGCCATAGGCGTTAATCAGGATGGTTTCAGGGAGATAATCGGGGTTGCCGAAGGCACCAAGGAAGACAAAGACAGCTGGCAGCGATTTCTCCGCTATTTGAAAGGCCGGGGACTGGAAACAGTGGAGATGTTTATCTCTGACAAGTCTCTGGGATTGGTAGAAGCGATACCAGAGTTTTTTCCTGATTCCCGGTGGCAGCGGTGCGTAGTGCATTTTTACCGCAATGTATTCAGCTTTGTTCCGCAGGGAAAAGTCAAAGCTGTTGCAACCATGTTGAAGGCCATTCATGCCCAGGAAAACCTGGAAGAGGCAGTCCGAAAGAAAGACCAGATTGCGAAGAAACTGATTGAAATGAAATTGTCCAAAGCAGCGGAGATCGTTCGAGAAGGTGCATTAGAAACCTTCTCGTATTATTATTTCCCGGTCGAACACTGGAAACGGATCAGGACCAATAACGGGCTTGAAAGAATCATGCGAGAAATCAGAAGGAGGACACGTGTAATCGGTTCGTTCCCTGATGGTGAGTCAGCACTGATGCTGGTTGCAGCACGACTGCGCCACATCTCGAACTCAACATGGAGTGAACGGAAATATCTGAATATGGATCTGATGATCGAGTACGATCACGATCATCAGGCATCATAA